The segment ACGTGTATTTCCATTTATCCAACGATCTGATgtaagaatgttttctttttacagttgtctGCCGTAAAAAGGTTGTGCCTCCGGAAGGTGAGGATGtattaaaagcaataaattatagttagtgtttgtgtcgTTGAGTTGTTTACggtctaaagctgctttcagacatgcacagaactctggagaacctcaggaccttctccagaggagctgtatatgtgaacgcaaatgtccttCTGCTGACCCCCCAGTAAAAAGTGGAGTATGTTTGGTGTCGAGATGAGAAAGAAGTAAATTGTTTCTTGTCTGGGTGATGTGCTCTCCAGATGTCCATCAtagaaatgtaatgggttcttacCTGATACATACCACATCTGTTCACCAAGTCTCGTGGTAATCCGGCCCGTAGTTTTTGGGTAATCTTGTTTATAGCCAACCAATttacagacaggggtgaaacataacctgcttggtggAGGAAACTATGTGGCTGTTGTGGGGATGAGACGTGTTAGACGACACCCTGCCTGACCAGTTCATATCATAACTGTGACTTAAATCTATTGATTGCGTTCCAGGTGGCgatgttgagccattttgccacgcccatttctaaatactccagaatacgtacattttcaccactttctaactttctgcaaactttggtaacgatttgagcacgttgaagccctcaaaaagccccttcttttgcctgaaaaataataataataataataatcctgtcaatttcaatagggcccactgtcggtgctcgggccctaattaagtGACCAAATAAGGGAACAGTGTCCCTGCACCTTGTGAACAACATttctttgtactttattttaaacctagagctgtttgagtgagaaaCATCTTCATGCAGATACTGCATTAGTTcatatagtaataatacaattactaTACTATATATTCTTATGGCAGTAATAcagtaagtgtgtttttaacctgGAGTTGAGAAAAAGTGGAAACAATCTGCAGGATTTTCTGTCTGATGCACAAGTAAAGATAAATTCATTCAGGCAGATCTCAGCCTCCTAAACCTCTTTGCACCAGGGGTCCCTCCGCGCCAGTGCTAATGCCTGTTAGCTTGTCGGTGGTTAGCAGCTACGTACGCAGTCAGTTGTGGTAGAATGAGCCCGACAGGAGTCAGGTCAGTTGACATTTCAACCCCCACACGGACGCTGCACATCAATCTGGGACGTTTCTGAAGCCGAACAGCCGCGAGTTTGACTCTTAATGCCTCGAAAACACCGGTGACaatcttttgttgtgttttcaagctAATTAGCTAGCTAGCCTCCGGTACGTGTTGTTCTCTGGTCCACGGAGGAAACAGTCAAGACAAACGTGGcggggtgtgtgcgtgcgttcgTGTGCACGTGCTGGAGATGAAGGGTTTAAACGCCGAGATGTCTGAGTCTCAATCAACGAGCGGAACCACGGAGGCcatgtgtttgaaaagcttCTACTTTTAGAGCTAGCTCCCACTGCTAACGACTGGTGCCGCCCACCGCGACTGGAAGTCCCACCAAATTACCGGCAAATATCCTGTtaattaaagggttttattcttttacacTCGTTACCGAAGTGATTCGTGGCTCCACTTGCCTCTAACCCCAGTTTCTCTGCTGGTAAACGGTGCAGCGCTATAGTTTGAATGGGGCTCGGTTGTGAACACAGGTTAGCATTAGACGCACCTTTCAATTAGCATCAAGATCTGTCCGTAAAGAACCCAACTGCGTGTTCTGCTGTTTGCGtgagttagctgttagctccaGCTAGCCGTGGCACAACGTCAGTGTTAACTAGCTGCTAGTGAACAACGAGCTAGTTAGCTGTAGTTAGTGTGTTAGCATCGAGAGTGAGGcaggaaaaagctgcagctgttccCAGTCACTTAACTTTCCGTCCTTCGGTCACTTCCGCACTTTGTTGATGCAGATTCGAACTCAGGCCGATGCTGGTTCGTCTCTTCAGTCAGAATTAGATTCAACAATCACCTGCGTGTGATTAGTTTCTTCTCCCACACGTCATGTGTCCACGCGACAGCAGGTAGTGACGTTAGCTGAGAGGCTAGTCTGCAGCAACCAGGCCCTGACAAGGAAGTTACCCATGCAAATAGTTGGTTAAATGTTTCCTGAAGTGTGAGAGACAATGATTAGTCCCAACTGTCCGAGTCCAAGAGAGACAGCAACGTTATCCTGCATGTCGAGAGAAACATGTCCTGTAAACACCTGCGTATTTTAAAAGCCACTATACAGTTTGTATTAATGTCTAACGTGGACAAATGCTTCTTCTACGGGGACGAATCACTGCTAAAGGAACGAGGATCATGTTAAACTATATCACAAGTTAAGGCAGATGATGCGAATTACATGTTGCTGCAGTGTAAAACATCGACCAGTTGACCTTTTCACAAATTACAAAGCTGAAACCAGAGaatgttttagtgtttttgctttaaaacaACTTGGAACAATAATCATGATAGAATTTCTAACTTATTTTCTAATTGACAAATTGTTTCAGCTCAGAACTAAACTATTTGATCAGGTTTTCATCTGTAGAATGTGAAGATGCTTATGGATGAGTTGAATAATACACGTAGCTTCTTTCACTCTCTGTATTTAAAGTTAGAATAAACATTCTAATACAGTCACAGAAAAGATGTTTGAACTGTAGCTGATGCAGTCAATTCCATAATGAATGGAGAAGTAATTGGTTTCATTATCTATCGTCATTAAACTTTTTCCCATCCTCTCACTTATGAGCGTTTGCTGCAAATTCTTGCCCATATGCCATCGTGGATCTTTCTTGCACTTTATGGAGCAAACAATTAATAGTTGATAATGATATTTATTTCAGCTCTGGTTTGAAGAGACTATTAAAATGTTGACCTCCTCGGTCGTTTGActtctctgtcctctgctgtTTCCAGGGATGACTTGACGACCGCAGCCTCTGACTTCCTCGACCGGTCCCtgcatcactgcagctcagtcaGATAGAACGACTCCTCCACATCGTACCATCTGCGTAgggctgacccccccccccccccccccccccccccaccacatcCTTCTAACAACCTGTGAGTGAACGGTGCTCGCGCCACAGAAGATCCTCTGCCAACGTCCTTCAACAAAGAGAGACGATGTATTGTCTACAGTGGCTGCTCCCCGTGCTGCTCATCCCCAAACCGCTCAACCCAGCGCTGTGGTTCAACCACTCCATGTTCATGGGCTTCTACCTGCTCAGCTTCCTGCTGGAGAGGAAGCCGTGCACCATCTGCGCCTTGGTCTTCCTCGCTGCCCTTTTCCTCATCTGCTATAGCTGCTGGGGCAACTGCTTCCTGTACCACTGCCAGGACGCCGCGCTGCCGGACGCTGCCCACGACCCAGCCATAGTCGGAACCTAGGAGGGTAAAGACGGGGAGAGATatcgggggggggagggtgaaTGGTGATGAGGCTTTACTGTAGAATGATACTGCCATGATATAAGAGGGGACGGACCACACTTTTGGGGGTCGGAGAGTGGTGAGGAGGTGGCGCTGAATGGAGGCTGGAGGGTTGTTCTGCTGAAAATACAGAACACTGTCACAgaggctgtgggggggggggggttgtttttttatgctgtCAAGAGAAAGTGACTTAAATCTGAGGTGgtcggaggagaggagggagaagctACATCGGAGGAGACGTGGTGGACGAGAGACGGCAGCGTAGAAACTTGAAATGTGCAGACACGTACACACGGACACGTGTTGACTTGAGgagagaaacattttattttctgaatctTTCATTCCAGCATTTGAATGAAAACCAGAcgatattaataaataaatatatatatatatataaataaaaatacataaatacaccaCAGGTGACACAGGGGTCATTGTGGCCGCTGTGTTTCAGGTTTCAgttttctgcttcctctctacTTCAACCAGAACTTCTCCAAAAACCTGCAGGGTCGTTGTTTGAGAAGGATTCGACGGCCTCAGTCCGCCTGACCCCGATGAAATCTCCAGACGGAGCTCAGGCGATTCGAGTTTTCACGCTCAGTCCTCACAGTTGTCCGCAAGCTTTCTGTACCTGGTGGAGTCGGCCTGCCTCTCAGAGTCCAACCTTTCCCAACTCTCTCTGCACACGTAATGCTACCCTTCACAAGGAGAGCACACGGAACACTGGACAATCAATAACTCTGCTGTGAATAATTCCTCCTTTGCCGcattgccacacacacacacgtacacacacaactCAGACGGCGTAATAATGCTGAGGAACTGTCCCGTCGTTATTACCCAGCGTgcactgcagctgctcctccgctcATCTTACTCCTCCCGCCTTCGAGGGAACGTCCCCGATCCGCCAGACTTACGATTTGatctttatttgttctttttggtgttttttttttttttttttaaatcacgcATGGGTTGACGTTATTTTTTTCGTTTCATGTATTAagttcacacacagattttagTGAGTTTAAACAAAATGGCGAACGTTTCCAAAGGGTATAaaaatctctctgtgtgtgtgtgtgtgtgtgtgagaatgtgtgtgtgtgtgagaatgtgtgtgtgagtgtgtgaatgtgtgagtgtgtgaatgaaaggtttgtgtgttgtgtgatcaAGTCATGCTGATGTGCGCAAAAAAAACCACGTTGACGCATTGGAAACaagcagcagggggcagtattTCCAGCAAAAATAAGCAATACAGAGTGCTGGCTGCAGAAACTCCGTTATCAACaagtttactgtgtgtgtgtgtgtgtgtgactgctctAAGTGTTATGATTACCTGTTG is part of the Hippoglossus hippoglossus isolate fHipHip1 chromosome 5, fHipHip1.pri, whole genome shotgun sequence genome and harbors:
- the blcap gene encoding bladder cancer-associated protein, whose amino-acid sequence is MYCLQWLLPVLLIPKPLNPALWFNHSMFMGFYLLSFLLERKPCTICALVFLAALFLICYSCWGNCFLYHCQDAALPDAAHDPAIVGT